The following nucleotide sequence is from Triticum dicoccoides isolate Atlit2015 ecotype Zavitan chromosome 7B, WEW_v2.0, whole genome shotgun sequence.
GTTTCTTCCTGTAAAAAACTCAGAAAAACACCAATGCATGTGGTTGTGTTGCCATTAGTTAAACCTAGGATTTTTAAGCTTTTGAAAGATGCATCAGAGTAGATCTTAGCTCCTGAATTAAGGCCAATTCTAATGGTGTATCCCTGTTGCAGCGTCACATTTGCCATTGTTGTGATACACAAGAAATAAAAACCAGTTGGTacatccaaattcaaatacaagaaAAATTCAGACAGTTATATCAGCTGCCTTTCTGAATACCAACTACAATATTGCACCTCAAGTTCTCAACAGTAAGTAAACTCACCATCATTGACTCGAATAGGTCTGATATGGACACCTATGAAGCAAGAGCTGGCATATCAGAATGAATTTTTCTATATGGAAGCATGCGGCAAAATAGAAGCCATTCCCAAGATCAAACGTCCTCACAATTGGTACTCTAGGGGTGGTAATCATCTACATAGAACAATTCAATTTACAGAATCTGCATAGATCAATTTAACTTAAAGGCATGCTGGAAGATCAGAtcatcaaataaataattttagaACTTAGTTAACAGCCAGTAATCATCAGAGATCGGAAACTGAAGAATTACCCAAATCAAAATGTGAAATCAGTCTCCAAATTATAGGATTCCCCAGAATCAGTTGACCACAGCCAGTATGCACATCACGTGCACAAAATTAAGATTGGGGGTATTAGAAAAAGGTAATCACGGGTGGAAGAAGGGATCGTATATCGTATAGGAAAGGAAACAAATGTACATGCTGCTAGAGGTTCAGCTGCTCCACAGCGGTCGGCTCCTCCCTGTGGGAGGCCGCGCGGGCATCACGTGGCTGGCTGGCCATCTGTACCACTCCCTAACGAGACTGACCCTTTGCACCTCCGTCTCGCCGAGCCACTCCCCCTGTGGCCGTGGCTGTCGCGGCCGTGCGGTTATCTGTGGATGTCATGAGGCAGAGCCGGACGACCCTGGCGCACGCGCTCGCGGTGGCGGTGGGGCGTGTCCGGGGACGGCTCGCGTCCGAAGGGCTAGCCGGCGTCATCATCCGAAGGGCACCACATCTGGAAGGAGATGGAAGCAGAAAAGATGGGGAGGCATCTGGCACCGGCGAAATGTTCTTTCAGGGATGCGTCGACACCCGCGCCGCTGCGCCGCCGCCGAAGAAGTAGGGCAGGAAGTCCATTGGCTTGGAAATCAGGAACGACAGATCGAGCGAAGTGCGAGCGTTGTTGGTTGTGTCGACGGATCGAGGGTTTGCGATTCGGCTGCTGCCTGGCTGTCTAGTGCATCTCGCGTGGACCATAGAAGAATGGGCCGGGAGAAAAGGCCCATGTAACCAGAGATCTCCGTTTTAGCCACTGGAGTAGCAGCCCATAGGACAGCTGGGCCAGCGCGGAAGAGTTGTCTCTACACAGAAATCCAACAGCCAGAAACGTTCAGATCAATAAAACGGACGGCCGAAAACCCAAATCGCTGTGAGGGCAGAGAttaggtgcggttatactgtccttaataTCTCTTGCTTTATTGTCAAGAGCGTCCTAGTTTCTAGGGTCATAGATATCAAAAGGAGAATATCCTTGTTCATCAACACTTGTAGAATTCTCACAACCACTCAAATTTATAGGAGTCTCATGGGCATTGTTTTCCTCAATTGTGGTCTCAGTCTCAGCAGGTTGTTGTTCTTCAGCACCATTGCCATCTAATTCATCAAGATTATCAGCAGTGTCATTCCTCACAGCAAATTTACGCATAGCTCCCTTCTGAGTTCCAATAAACTTATCTATTCTTTTCCTCTTTGTTCTTTTCTGGAAACCAGATAAATGTTTTTTGGGCAGCATGTTTGCAAGAAAAGGATTGAAGGCACTTGAAGGCTGAATGTTGCAATAAATCAGTGAAAATATGTGTTCTTCAGGCTGCAACTATCCAAATTCAATCATCAAGGAAACACGAAATCCAGGACCAAGTCGGCAACAACAGATCGAACTGTATTCCAAGAACACTACTGTTGTAAAAAGAAGAATATATATTAATCACTGTTAGAATAAAtccgtttgttagagttgtgtcgaatattgtgtacaaggtaggttacagttggactctgagtagtattgtgttagatacgatatggagtcgtgtcctaataggacacttgtatcctaggcctcttataGCGGggttagacacacgatgtaacctatgccaacacaatagcaccggaacgcaggggaagtcggcggcatgtgccggtgtccagggcgacctggtgcagtattgtagcggtgtcatggggaggagcgcccatagtcgggCCCTGGAGATGTAgcaatatcggtgaacctcgtcaacaaatctcggtgtcgtgctcgtgtgattgcttggtcctcggatgtatcgacggtatgcctcgaatttattctaacaagtggtatcatgagctaggttattCGGTGGATCGTTGATCTAGAGGCTGGATCGTGTCAGATTCAGTGTGCAAAGACGGCGGTGAGAATTCATTATCGAAGCTTACGCGGATCGGTTTGAGGTTTTCTATGGAAGTTGTAGGTTTGCGGCTGGATGGGACCGAGAAAGAATAGCAATCGGAAGCATCTGTAGTCAAGCAGCAGCACGTACGGTGGCGGCACGCGGCAGGCAGGACGTACGGCGATTGGATCTGCGATCGATCGGGCGAGCGTCAGGCGGCGCACGCGAGTTGCGGCAGCAGCGGCACGGTCCAGTAGGACGGCCCAAGGCGACCTAGCTAGGTAGTAGGCTGGACGAGCTGGGCTGAGGCTAAGGCCCATGGAGCAGTACGATTCGAGGGCACGGCTGGGTGGGCTTCGGCGCGTGACGGATGTCACGTTGGGCTTGGGGCGTGGACTATGGTGTGAGATTGCATGGTGCCGGAGCGTGCAGAGCTGATGGAAAAGCAGATTCAGGATTTGTTTGGGGGGGAAATATTGACACAAAGACTAGTCAAGACCGGGACGCTatcaagaagaaagaaagaagataaGTTCAGAAGCTATATACGTGTGGTGTTCACACGGAAAGGCTGTGAGGGATTTTGCTTTGGTTTTCTTTTGTTGGTACACTTTTGTGTATGGATGGCGTTGGGTGAAGGCTTGAGGAGTCTGGAGCGTGTCGTGCAGCCGAATAAGATCGGCTTGGTCGGACAAgctagtctgacggatcgacgcaagtTGGTTGGAatagaagacggtggtgggatcggcgacaACGACATTGGAgcatgatgctgatggtgaccgacttcaggggcgtggaaacacgtggcacgGGCCCcaagggcttgtgtggcttcgacaagactatggcgcgggattgattcaaggtggtgtatacacggagcttgaagtcgatgaggcgcagaggtggactgatcatctaccatggagtcacgttgaaggtggagctgaattgaggggctacggcgtaagtcgGCGGGGTCGGAGCCTATTCAGCAGGGGGAAAAGCGAGTAACACACAATTCGGACTGGAAATATTCTCGCCAATCTCCATTCATATTCACACACACTTTGCGTCCTTCCACTGCTTGTCTAATCCAATCTATCCACCTACCAGGGAAGTTTTTCCTATGCATTACCTCTGCCAAGAAAGACCACTGAACTTTATCATAAGCTTTTTCAAAGTCCAACTGAAGCAAAATTCCTTCAGAGTGAGAGGTTTTCaactcatgcaaaacttcatgaagaATTACACATCCATCCAAAATGTACCTCCCAGGAATAAATCCAGTCTGAAGAGAGCTGGTTACTTGTCCGAATTGTGTGTCCCTCGCTTTCCCCCCTGCTGAATAGGCTCCGACCCCGCCGACTTAGGCCATAGCCCCTCAATCTTGCTCCACCTTCAacgtgactccatggtagatgatcagtccaaccatgcgcctcatcgacttcaagctccgtgtatacaccaccttgaatcaatcccgcgccatagttttgtcgaagccacacaagccctcggggcccgtgccagtggtctgatggaagcgtgatatTCGCCATCGGTCGTTGATGATCAGtgttactctgcagtgggggttgagtggtgtgggttttgCGACCCTTGAGACTTGACCGGGACAGTGGAGGCTCGAcgtggtaatagcggcgaggcgtgcggtaagcatGGGACATGGCGACggaccagggctctggtggtcatacatgtggtgagacaactgcgaatttgactcgggatgactagaaGCAACGGCGAAATTTCTTCATGTTTCAGACAGgcagtcaagaaaggagcggtgatgtttagttcaggtaactcttatatgtgacacccaatatgtgagttgttcactttcacgcaggtcagtgatcagtgtgtgatgacattgaacggatactctggaagttgggagcacaaagtagagtaaGAAGGAACttgattttgctcgagtgttgactataGTCAAGAAaaaaagggactacaagttgcaggtggagtcatatggagtctttggagtagcagttgtgctcatgggataagctcaagtctaatgtacatggaagtttcacACATGGGCGAATTCAAGGTGgtgaagaatattcgccaaggtgaagtttgttagagttgtgtcgaatattgtgtacaaggtaggttacagttggactctgagtagtattgtgttagataggatatggagtcgtgtcctaataggacacttgtatcctaggcctctcatatatagcgggggtagacacacgatgtaacctatgccaacataatagcaccggaacgcagggaaagccggcggcatgtgccggtgtccagggcgacctggtgcggtattgtagcggtgtcatggggaggagcgtccATAgttaggccccggggatgtagccatatcagtgaacctcgtcaacaaatctcggtgtcgtgttcATGTGAttacttggtcctcggatgatcgacggtatgcctcgaaATTATTCTAACAATCACTATATAGATTAAGATTGAGGGCTAAGAGAAATTAATCTTGAGATTTACCTTTGTCTCCTGCTATTCCTTGCGAATGCATCTGGCGGCAGCCGCTGTCGAAGACTGGCCGTTGCCTGGTCAGTCGATCTGTGAAGGCGAACAGGTGAGAAAACGAACCGGCATTTAGACTGAGGAGGAGGAGAGTCGCTCGCCTCTGTGCCCCTTGGCGAGAAAACGAACAGTCTAGAAAACGAACCGGCATGAGTTCGGGGCTTCGGGCTTCTTGGCAGTTGGGCTTCTGTTGGAGATGGGCCTCCCTGCGACCCTGCCTACAGCCCCTTACTTTTTTATTTGTGCCAATTCATCAGGGATTCAGGGCTTATACATATACACTGTACCCTACAGGTCGGGGCCCCTAATTTCACTGGGCCCCGGGCCGTCGCCCCTGCTGCCCtggcccagggccggccctgaatACATGGCATTTGCATGTCCCAGATATTgaccaactcatttgggtactcggaAAATACATTTTGACTAACTCATTCACCTCACAACAGATGGATACAATGCTGTTCACAGGCTTACAATAGATGGATACAAGCAGTATTTGTTAAGAGAGCAAGATGGACAGGAAAAAAAGGGCATCAAATAAGCAATAAAGTGCCAATCAAATCTCTCATCATATAACGTCACCATTGGTTCAAGCTCAGCGTTCCACTTCAATTTTCAACTGCCATGTATCAATCTACAGCTGTATTATAATGTACATACAGATAGTACCCAGCACAGATGAAAAATGAAACTATAGCACCGAGGTTCCAAATGTGACTGCCAATCAAGTTACTCATTTGACATTTAAGTTGGCTCAAGGATGACCGACATGTACTAGTCAGAACTCAGAAGGAGTTTACTCTTGAGGCCTCGTTTGATACAAGGGGATCAAGAGGGTTTTGAGAGGATTAACCCTTTTCTTGACTCCTCCTCAGGCCGCCGCCGCCAGATGCTGGACTTCTCCCCGGCGGTAAGACCTCGCTTCGCCTCCCTTCCCCTCCTTTCCCCTCGTCGTCTAGGGTTCTTCCATCCGCCTGGCCATGGCTGCCGCCGCCCTCCCCGGCGAGCTCGCCAAGCACGCCTTCTCCGAGGGCACCAAGGCTGTCACCAAGTTCACCTCCTCCTAGGGCCTAGGCTCCTCTTTCCGTGAATCCACTGGATTCTGTATGTAGTTGGCTGCACCCGAACGATTCTGTTCTGAATGTGTAATCTCGTGCTGCTTGTTGGTCTGAAGAAATATTCATGGGACTGCCGAGTGAATGTTCAACATTACTTGCGTGTCACATCAGATTCTTCCTGCTTTTGTGTTTATTACTATTCGATTTAATCTGGAAGTAGTTCTGTACCTCTTGATTTAGCTCTAACAAGGCCATGAAATAATTCATACTATTTCTTCATTATACTTTTTCCTTTGCAAACAGTCTACAGTCTCTGAAGTTGAACGGAGCTTGCCTTTGTTCTCATTTTAATTTTGTATTTGTATTTATAGTTTGTATTTCTGTTAATAATTTGTGATTCTTCTGTAATGTCCAATGTCGTTGTGAGGCAGCTAGCTTTGAATTAGACGAACATGCAAATTTTGTGTTCTCTGTTCCATAATGCGATGGAGGCGCGACTGTTCCATATGCACGATCTATAGCTGTTAGGTTTTACTAATCTCTGGCATGCAGTTGTGCTCTTGATAGTAGTAATAATGTACAGTCAGATTTTAGGCCGATAATTCATCTACAGTATATATGTTTCAGCATTAGGTGCAGAACAAAGTATACATTGTTGAATGGTCCTGCTTAATTGCCTGCTGTCACTGAGCATTAACATGGTTGCCGATGCTTTTTTGGCTCGTTCGTGGTGACTTAATTTCTGCTGCTTCTGGTAAACTGAGATTGAAAGCAGTGATGCAATTTGCTGATTTTCTGCTGCAGTCTGATGGTTACTAGATGGAATGTTTTTATTTGACCAGATTTGGTAACTTCACACTGAATTTTATTTTCAGGGGCAAGATCTCATTGCGAGCTTTAATACCATTTGCACAAAATATACCTGGTTGTTGCTGTTTCATTTCATATAATTCCTTCTGAAATGAAAGAGACGGTGCCTACAAAGTCTTCACAAATGCTGAGAACCATGAGATCTTTCTCAATtctgccgccgaagatgaagagagCGCTGCGGTGTTTCATCAGAGCGAAATGGCAGAGGTATGGACAAGCCAATCTCTTTTGACATTTTGCTCCACTTCATAAAACTAAGATTGTTGTTCTTGCTTTTGTGATCCATGTTCTGAAGCCTGCACTAGTACTTCTCTCTGTTTtgagatatataataaatattTTTCATTTTCATTGTGCACTTGCTTAGGCTACTCAATTTTTGGTTCTCTGTACTAGAGCTTTTTACAAAAAAAATACTTATTATTTATGGTTAATATCATGTCCCTGTAATCTACTTATGCCTACTTGCTTGTGCTGAAGTATTAGGTGCAAAAGGATCTGATTACTTATTTTCATTGCATTGTGAACACCAAGAATGTTATGTAACAATCTCAGTATATGGTGAATACTGAGCCTTCTTTCTCCACTATATTTCATAAAATGGTTCTAGTGGTGTCAGCAATAGCAAAGGAGCCTGATTACGTTAGTTGACAGTTATGCATAAAAGCTAACATGATGGCACGGTTTAAACATGTAAACGTTATAAGGTGATTTTTTCTAGCTCGCATAATCATTTTATGAACGTCCAAGGTTGCACGCATAAGCTTGATGCATAAAGTGGCTCCATATTTTTGATATGTTCAGGGATTTTTTTTCCGCATCTAACCCTTGGATCAATTCATCTGTTTTTATAGGGACATGATCTCGCGGAAGAAGGGCGTCCACCCTTTTGCTGCCACAAGTCTCCTCCACTCTCTGCATCCCGCAAACATGTCTCGGACCATTCGCCGATCAAACATGTGTTTATGTTGTGATGAACCGTTGACTTCTGTTGACCGAACATCTTGTATTTTTCGTTTGGACCGTGGCATGTGTCATGCTTTTCATTTGGACCATGACATATATGCATGTACCATTTTCATTTGAACCGTTAATAGTACTTGTAACAGAGCATGTTTCTTATTTTGCGTAATCTAGTTGCACCTTTGTTGCAAGTACATTTCTTCTGTGAGCTTTTGAAGTTGTAAAAATTGCATTTTTAATTATAGTAAAGTAATTTTGCAAACCCTGTGTAACAAATAGTTGTGGTGTGTGAGGGGTTTAGGGATTGGTGTGTTTTGAGAGGATTGGGTGAAAGGGAGGGATTCACCAAATCCTCCCAAATCACCTCCTCCCAAAACCTCCCCGATCCACATCTATCAAACGAGGCCTGAAGATATCAACTCATACGCCTGTTGCCAAATCTGATGCTGAAAAGATTTATCCATATGACTATTGTTTGTTGTTACATAATTGCATCCGGCTGCAAAAGAAaacaataggaggcatgctattatTACCTGTAGCATAGAAATTTGGGAATGCATGATACATGGTATATCCCTGTCCCTGCCACTGTTGCAAAGTCTCTTAAACAAACAATTATTGGAGATGGACCATGAAGACAACTCAAGATATCCTTACAAGAGTCACATCATTTTCCATGTGGAACCAAACTAAAGCCAGAGACTTCCTCCTGCATGTTGCCCCAAAAGGAGGAAGCTTGTCCAGTTCAATACTTCTTCCCGGAATATTTTGGGGGACTAAACCTGCGTCGACGAACAATCATGACACTGAATTGGTGCAAGAAGATATAGATCCACCGCTAGCGGAGGTAGATGCTACAGTAAGAACCTGGAATCAGACCAGGACCAACTGGCGAGGGAGGCGATGAAGAACATGTTCTTGCAAGAGAGGCAGAGAAGCATCAAGATGGAGGTGAGAATGATGGAAGCAAGCCAAGCAAAGTTGAGCTAACAGAGGAGGAGTAGGCGCGCATGGAGACTAACCGACACAAGGCGTTGGAGATATGAAACCTGATGCTCACAAAGTTGTTGTTTACATGCATCAGCCATATGCATGATGGACTCTCAGACGGCCTCTAGTTCTATGGGATGGAAACATCTATGTTTGAAGTGCTCAAGAAACTAAATCATAGCTCATCCAAAATTGGGCATGCATTGTAGATGAACTGATCAGAAGAATCTTAATACAAGATATTAACTAACTCATCCACTCATACAGAGAAAAACTAGCACTCTCAGCTACTGATAGACCATCTCGACAAACATAACCTGGACGCCAATCTGCCAACACAAACATCGGTATGAGTCTTGCTGCCAACATCTCTTGCTTACATAGATACATATGACGCACAATACAGACTTATTAAGCAACATCAACACCATCTTGAACATTCGCCATCCAACTCCAGGTGTTTGACCCAAGCAAGAACAGAGCAACTAGAGAGCAAGCTGAGATCTGCAGACATGTACTTAGTTAGAAATTTGAAGCTACCCCATTGGATGGAACGGGAATCTTTCCTATCCCAATTTCTTAAGAAGAAGGCATGCGCTAAATTGCAGAGTACATTATAGCCTAAGAATAACTGAACAAAAGCTGCTTATTCGTGCCACCACAAGTATCCCTGATCCATCTTATTGCAGTTTGGAAGCAATATACATAAAAATTAGCAAACCACAATAGGTGACCCTATCTGTTTCTGGAAACAGGGCATGGTAAATAAGGAAAGCTCATAATTAGATGACTAAGAGCCTTCAAACATCAACTTGCAGGTTATGAAACATTCTTGATTTGAACATTCTTGTGTAAGTGCAAAGTATGACGTACTAAAGATGTACCATATGACGATGCAAGCGTGTAAGCTATTTTCTCGCTGAAAATATGGAGCAACAAATATTAGCTTTCCAACTAGTATGTAATCTTTTTTATTTCCACTAACATGCATGCCAAACCAAACCATGAATTGGCTGCCTCACCTAGCTAGTTTGACAAGGCAATCAAGCACAATAACACAATAACTAAGTCTATACATAACAATGTGATTAGAACAAGCAAATTGTGCACAAAATGACAAAAAAATATATGATTAGGCTTACCAGTGGATCAAATAGTTGGTTCAGATAATAGTTGTGGGAAGCTAAAGTACGGGATGGCGCGTCTGCGACCAAAGAAATTCACCATCTTTGTACAGACCTTGGTAATTTCATAATTTTTGATATCCATTGAGTAACAATCAACATTCTCAAACTTAATGCCAAGCGGAGCACCTTGGAAGAACAAGAACCCCTCAGCTGCACCCACTGTCAAAATGGAATAGGCCTTATATTGCCCAGGTAGTTGTATGATCTTCTCCAGCTTCCATTCATGAGAGTTATCCCGCAGAGAGGTATGGTGGAGAGAATAGGACCCATGTTGACATAAAAGAGAAAACATCTCAATGCCTCCTTCCCTACCCTCAACAACTGCATTTGGATGCCGATAATCAAAGCTTGGGTCAGTGTCTCTGAGCTGTACATGATAGCCGGTGAGAAAATTGACGGTTGAAAACTTCAAAGTGCGTGTGTCCAGCACCATCAAATGGTCACTCCAAAACCAAAGACATGTCCAGTAGAAGCAGTCTCTTACACGGTCAAAACAGGACATGTCTTTCAAATAAGGGAGGGCAGGGGACTCGACCATACACCATTGCATAGTTGTAGACTGGAAGACAAAGAGGATGAGCTTTGTTCGGTATCTTGCTACGCATATTACCTTGAAGGGCTGCTCCTCGTCGTCGTTGCTGGTTTTGGGGACAAGCATGGGCTCGAATTCTCGTAGGTGATCCTGCGGCTGGGAAGCCAGGTCCTCAGGTATGGTTGGAAGCAACACATATCTGCTGGACAGAGGGTCACAGACGGCAAGGTGAAAGTCAGCGGCATTGCACTGACCCCGTTTGATCCACGCGAGGCGGCGACTATCGTCGCAGAAGTCAACGAGCTCCCAACTGTCCATGAGGATGCTTACTTCGGAGCCATCTTTGGAGTAGCTCCAGCCGTTGACGACGCGGGCCTTGAGGGAGATCCAATCGAGGAGGACAAGACCGTCGCGGGCGTCACAAGGGCGCCAGCGGGGACCATCCTCGTCGGGCGTGACGTCGGATGAGGAAGAAACAGCGCTCGGGACGAAGGAGAAATCCGCGACACGCGGGCCGAGGGCGTGGGCGAGTGGGGCGGAGGGGTGCGGCGCCTCGGCAGGCTGGAATCCAGCCACGTCCATGAATCCGAGGAGGGGAGGCTGGTGCATCGCGCGAAAGCGGCGGCGGAAGACGCGCCCTTTGATGACGCGGAGGAAGGAAGTGCAGGTGGCGGAGGCGCGGGCGAGCATCTCCAGGGTGGGCAGGCGGAAGAAGATCTCCTCCATGAGCTCGTCGGGGATGGGGATGGAGGACGGCGCCGGCGGGGCCATGGAGGTTTGGTGGAggaaggggatctagggttacgGTTGGGGATAAATCTTGTGCTGGGGAGCGACTAGTGAGTGGGAGAGGGAGCTCTACCAAACCATTTCCTTTTGAGAGACACTTTCTTAAAATCTACTTTCCTATTTGGCCCAAAGAATTATTTTCTTTCCTATTTCACAGTAACGCCAAGTTTTGTTCCTTATACGACAATTTCGTCCATTTTACCCACTAACATTGTTAATTCAGAAATGAAAACACAGTTTTGCATCTCATGTAAAAGTACAACTGTTTGGACCGATATAAACAGAAATTAAAAAGGAAAATATACAGGAGATTATTAGCTTAGGTTCCGACTATCACTGCCTGTGCATGTGTATGGCGACCTTGTTGGCCGATGCATTTGGCTCACGTACGAATACGCGCAAGTACACGAAGCAACGCACATTGTACACGAGAGGTAAAAGCGTCTTTTCACGTCTCACTTGACACCTATTGTGGACAAATTGAACGGAAGTGTTACTCCGTCCCCTATAATATCATCATTTTTTACACTACTGTAGT
It contains:
- the LOC119339894 gene encoding uncharacterized protein LOC119339894, whose amino-acid sequence is MAPPAPSSIPIPDELMEEIFFRLPTLEMLARASATCTSFLRVIKGRVFRRRFRAMHQPPLLGFMDVAGFQPAEAPHPSAPLAHALGPRVADFSFVPSAVSSSSDVTPDEDGPRWRPCDARDGLVLLDWISLKARVVNGWSYSKDGSEVSILMDSWELVDFCDDSRRLAWIKRGQCNAADFHLAVCDPLSSRYVLLPTIPEDLASQPQDHLREFEPMLVPKTSNDDEEQPFKVICVARYRTKLILFVFQSTTMQWCMVESPALPYLKDMSCFDRVRDCFYWTCLWFWSDHLMVLDTRTLKFSTVNFLTGYHVQLRDTDPSFDYRHPNAVVEGREGGIEMFSLLCQHGSYSLHHTSLRDNSHEWKLEKIIQLPGQYKAYSILTVGAAEGFLFFQGAPLGIKFENVDCYSMDIKNYEITKVCTKMVNFFGRRRAIPYFSFPQLLSEPTI